From Pagrus major chromosome 2, Pma_NU_1.0, one genomic window encodes:
- the mrap gene encoding melanocortin-2 receptor accessory protein: protein MAFILLYQLLGNQIMAVIENSTSAVNDEWEYYYDYLDPVIVDESKLKYNKYLIVIIFWIILAAFLGFLFLSLTLMCRSGNLPRSHRS from the exons ATGGCTTTTATTCTTCTCTACCAACTCTTGGGAAATCAGATAATGGCTGTCATTGAAAACTCTACCTCTGCTGTTAACGATGAATGGGAATACTATTATGATTATCTTGATCCTGTGATTGTTGATGAGAGCAAgctgaaatacaataaat ACTTAATTGTTATAATATTTTGGATCATTCTGGCTGCTTTTCTGGGATTCCTCTTTCTCAGTTTGACTCTTATGTGTCGCAGTGGAAACTTACCAAG GAGTCACAGATCCTAA